Proteins encoded in a region of the Candidatus Obscuribacterales bacterium genome:
- a CDS encoding ribbon-helix-helix protein, CopG family: MTTQKRQTSIYLPDPMREAIQAIAEREQRSFTFVVEMLLREALEARDTAKKG, encoded by the coding sequence ATGACTACCCAGAAGCGACAGACCAGTATTTACCTACCAGACCCCATGAGAGAAGCCATTCAAGCGATCGCAGAAAGAGAGCAGCGATCCTTTACGTTTGTGGTGGAAATGCTGTTGAGGGAGGCTTTAGAAGCAAGGGATACCGCGAAGAAGGGGTAG